The Syngnathus typhle isolate RoL2023-S1 ecotype Sweden linkage group LG6, RoL_Styp_1.0, whole genome shotgun sequence genome has a window encoding:
- the LOC133155607 gene encoding segment polarity protein dishevelled homolog DVL-3-like yields the protein MLSVTLDTDKCGFLGIGVVAESRDKGAGVYIGSVVENGAVAADGRVRAGDVLIRVNEVNVEKATSSQAVQVLRDAFQKPGPLSLTLLRFWEPPPDGLFTLPRGEPVRPIDPASWVSHTAAVTGKLLPPYGEDEHLSVDGDMAAVVTAMIRTDSGVVVRDRTWLKVVIPDAFTGGDALGWLRRNVAGAANRADARRYAAELLERGFIRHAINARAQKRFSPKRYYVVGDLHEMALMNRR from the exons ATGCTGAGCGTCACTTTGGACACGG ACAAGTGTGGTTTTCTGGGCATCGGCGTGGTCGCTGAAAGCCGGGACAAAGGTGCCGGCGTGTACATCGGATCCGTCGTGGAGAACGGCGCTGTGGCGGCCGACGGACGCGTGCGCGCCGGAGACGTCTTGATACGG GTGAACGAGGTGAACGTAGAGAAGGCAACCAGCTCGCAGGCCGTCCAAGTTCTCAGAGACGCCTTCCAGAAGCCGGG TCCGCTCTCACTGACGTTGTTGCGGTTTTGGGAGCCACCGCCCGACGGCCTTTTCACCTTGCCAAGAG GTGAGCCGGTGCGTCCAATCGATCCCGCCTCCTGGGTGTCCCACACGGCCGCCGTGACGGGGAAACTCCTCCCACCTTACG GTGAAGACGAGCATCTGAGCGTGGACGGCGACATGGCGGCGGTCGTCACGGCGATGATAAGGACCGATTCGGGCGTGGTGGTTCGCGACCGGACGTGGCTCAAGGTGGTCATCCCCGACGCCTTCACAG GCGGTGACGCGCTCGGATGGCTGCGCCGGAACGTGGCGGGCGCCGCCAATCGCGCCGACGCTCGCCGATACGCCGCCGAGCTCCTGGAGCGCGGCTTCATCCGACACGCCATCAACGCCCGCGCGCAGAAGCGATTCTCCCCGAAGCGATACTACGTCGTCGGAG ACCTCCACGAGATGGCGCTGATGAACCGACGCTAA